The genomic interval GGACTCCGCTTTAAGGCAGAGCCGCGCACAGAATAGGAATGGATGCCGAATCAAGTCCGGCACGACATTTACCGTCAGGAGAGACTCCTGACGGCGCAGGAAAATTGGAAACGGGCAGGTGTGGACTCCGCTTTAAGGCGGAGCCGCGCACAAATGTCGGAACCGCGGGGGTTACGACCTACGGACTGGATTCCCGATCAGGTCGGGAATGACAGTCAGGATCATGGGGATCCTGACCTACTGGTCTAAATTGGCAACGATATGGATATGCTGAATCACAACGTCCTGGTCTTGAACCAAAACTATGAGCCGCTTTCGGTTTGCTCGGCGCGACGGGCTTTTGTGCTTCTCTTCATGGGGAAAGCCGAGATGATTGAAACCTATGACGGGGCGAAAATCCATTCGGTCTTGAGGTCGTATCCACTCCCCTCGGTGGTGCGGCTGGAGCGGTTTGTGAAAGCGCCGCGCAAAAGAATTTTGCTGACCCGCAAGAATGTGCTTATCCGTGACGGTTACACCTGCTGTTACTGCGGCTCCACGCGGGGTCCGATGACGGTGGACCATATTGTTCCGAAAAATCTGGGCGGGACCGACAGTTGGGAGAATCTGGTCTGCGCCTGTGACCGGTGCAATAACAAGAAGAAAAACCAGACGCCGGCGGGCGCGGGAATGCGACTTCTGCGCAAACCGACCCGTCCCAATCATATCACGTATATCCAGCGCTTTATCGGGATTACCGATACCCGCTGGAGACCATACCTCTTCATGGAGTAAAATTGAGCGCAAAAGAAGTAATCCTCTCCGGCATGCAGCCGTCGGGGGAACTGCATATCGGCAATCTGGAGGGAGCCCTGCGCAATTGGGTGCGGCTTCAGGACCAGTACGAAATGTACAGTTGCATTGTTGACTGGCATGCCTTAACCGGCGACTACGAGCATACCGAACTTTTGAAGGAGAGGGTGTTTCAACTGGCGGTCGATTATATGGCGGCGGGCCTCGACCCGGAGAAGGTGGCGATTTTTATCCAGTCGGATGTTAAAGAGCATGCCGAGCTGCATCTTCTTTTCTCAATGATAATCACGGTGCCGACCCTGACAAGACTCCCGACCTATCTGGAAAAAAAGGAAGATAAAGGGCTGGACAGTTACGGCTTTCTGGGGTACCCGGTGTTGCAAGCGGCCGATATCTGTGTTTATAACGCCGATAAGGTGCCGGTCGGAAAGGACCAGGAAAAACATATCTGGCTGGCGGCCGACCTGGCGAAACGGTTCAATACACTTTACGGTCCGACGCTGAAAGAGCCGCAGGCACTTTTTACCAAGATACCGACCATACCGGGGCTGGATGGGCGGAAGATGTCGAAGTCGCTGGATAATCATATCGCGATTACACATACCGAGGAAGAGACAGCCGCGCGATTGAAGAAGATGTTCACCGACCCGCAGAAGATTCGCAAGGGGGACCCGGGGCGTCCGGAGATCTGCCCGGTCTATATGCTTCATCAGGTGTACACGCCGGAGGCGGAAAAGATAATCGCTCCCCCCTGCCGCAGCGGTGAGCTGGGGTGTGTCGATTGCAAGAAGATGGTAGCCAAGAATCTCAATGAGGCGCTGCGGCCTATTCGTGAAAAAAGAGTTGTTCTGGAGAATAATAAAGATTATATCTGGGATGTTTTGAAAAATGGCGCTTTGCGGGCGCGCGCGCGGGCGCAGGCGGTGATGGAGAAAGTGCGCGCCGCGATGAAGATGGACTATTATGGATGATGAAGGCGAAACCTGGTTGGTTTCGCGCAAAGTGCCGCGGACGAGGGCGTCCGCAGGCAGCTTGGTAATAGTCCCTGATTTCAGCGGGGATGTCGCACATGGACCGGAGGTTTTGACGAGGAATATCGAGGGACTCCGGGTCCTCGACAGAGAGAAGATAACGAACGGATTGCAGCCAATGAACGGACAGAAAGAAAATTATACCGTCAATTTAGAGGTCTTCCAGGGACCGCTTGATTTGTTGTTGTACCTTATTCGGAAGGAAGAAGTCGATATTTACGACATTCCGATAGCGCGGGTGGCGGAGCAGTATATGCAGTACCTGGAGATGATGAAGATTCTCAATCTGGAGCTCGCCGGAGAGTATATTCTGATGGCGGCAACCTTGATAAGAATCAAGGCGCGGTTGCTTCTCCCCCGCGACGAACTTGACCCGGAGGAGCCGGACCCGCGGGAAGAACTGGTGGCGGCGCTTCTGGAGTACAAAAAATACAAAGAGGCGGGCGAGATTTTAAGAGAGAAACGTCTGGCGGAAGAACAGCTGTTTGTGCCGCCGGCGCTGGGGGGGAATGGCGACAAAGAAGTCATCGTGCTCTCGGAAACGACCACCCTGTTTGACCTGCTGACGGCGTTCAAAGAGGTTCTCTCGCGGGTAAGCAATGAGAATCTTTACACCATAACCCCGGAAGAAGAGACAATCGAGCAGCGAATCACCCGGATACTGGATATTCTGGAGCGAAAGGGTTCAGCCACGTTTATGGAGTTATTCTCCGATTCGCCGCGGAAACTGGTGGCGATACTGACGTTTCTGGCGATTCTGGAGCTGGTGCGAATCAGACGAATCGCGGTGCGGCAGTCGCTTCCTTTTTCCGAGCTGCGGGTTTACCGGGGAGAGCAGTATGAGAACCCGGAGCCGGCGCTGGAATTTATCAAGAAATTTCATTATTTGAAGTGATAGAAAAATATGAGCAACAATGGCAGCAGACCGACCATAATTGAGGCGTTGATTTTGTCTTCGCCGGAGCCTCTGGCGCCGCGGCGTATTATTGACCTTCTGGAAAATACCACCCTGGAGGATATAACCGAAGCGGTAGCGACGCTCAACAACCGGTACATGGAAACCGGGGCATCATTCCGCATCCGGAAGATAGCGGGGGGGTATCAGGTATATGTCGTCGAAGATTATGCGCCGTATGTGGAAGAACTCTTGACCCGTCGGCGGAATA from Candidatus Zixiibacteriota bacterium carries:
- a CDS encoding HNH endonuclease, producing the protein MLNHNVLVLNQNYEPLSVCSARRAFVLLFMGKAEMIETYDGAKIHSVLRSYPLPSVVRLERFVKAPRKRILLTRKNVLIRDGYTCCYCGSTRGPMTVDHIVPKNLGGTDSWENLVCACDRCNNKKKNQTPAGAGMRLLRKPTRPNHITYIQRFIGITDTRWRPYLFME
- the trpS gene encoding tryptophan--tRNA ligase, which gives rise to MSAKEVILSGMQPSGELHIGNLEGALRNWVRLQDQYEMYSCIVDWHALTGDYEHTELLKERVFQLAVDYMAAGLDPEKVAIFIQSDVKEHAELHLLFSMIITVPTLTRLPTYLEKKEDKGLDSYGFLGYPVLQAADICVYNADKVPVGKDQEKHIWLAADLAKRFNTLYGPTLKEPQALFTKIPTIPGLDGRKMSKSLDNHIAITHTEEETAARLKKMFTDPQKIRKGDPGRPEICPVYMLHQVYTPEAEKIIAPPCRSGELGCVDCKKMVAKNLNEALRPIREKRVVLENNKDYIWDVLKNGALRARARAQAVMEKVRAAMKMDYYG
- a CDS encoding segregation/condensation protein A, whose amino-acid sequence is MDDEGETWLVSRKVPRTRASAGSLVIVPDFSGDVAHGPEVLTRNIEGLRVLDREKITNGLQPMNGQKENYTVNLEVFQGPLDLLLYLIRKEEVDIYDIPIARVAEQYMQYLEMMKILNLELAGEYILMAATLIRIKARLLLPRDELDPEEPDPREELVAALLEYKKYKEAGEILREKRLAEEQLFVPPALGGNGDKEVIVLSETTTLFDLLTAFKEVLSRVSNENLYTITPEEETIEQRITRILDILERKGSATFMELFSDSPRKLVAILTFLAILELVRIRRIAVRQSLPFSELRVYRGEQYENPEPALEFIKKFHYLK